The genomic segment ATCGCCCTTAAGAATAAGGTTAAGGGTGCTGTGTTCCTTAAGAACTGCATCCAGATCCTCGAGGGAGACGCGCTTGCGGGTACGTGCTGCCATGGCATTGCGCTTACGTGCATTGCGCTGGTTAGCAATCTGACGTGCGAGGCGGTCATCCTCAACAACCAAGAGGTTGTCGCCAGCACCAGGAACACCGTTAAGGCCCTGGACCTGAACTGGACGGGATGGACCAGCTTCTTCAACGTCACGACCATACTCGTCGACCATGCGACGAACACGTCCGTAGGTATCGCCTGCAACGATGGAGTCACCGACGCGCAAGGTACCGCGCTGAACGATAACAGTAGCCACTGGGCCACGACCGCGGTCCAGGTGAGCTTCAATTGCAACGCCCTGTGCGTCCATATCTGGGTTCGCAACAAGGTCAAGCTCAGCATCTGCAGTCAAGCAGATAGAAGATAGCAGCTCATCGATGTGGAGGCCCTGCTTAGCAGAGATGTCAACGAAGATGGTGTCGCCACCGTACTCTTCAGGAACCAATCCGTATTCGGTCAGCTGACCACGGATCTTCTCTGGAGAAGCTTCTGGCTTATCAATCTTGTTCACTGCGACCACGATTGGCACGTCTGCAGCCTTAGCGTGGTTGATTGCTTCAACAGTCTGTGGCATAACGCCGTCGTCTGCTGCAACAACTAGAACCGCGATATCGGTTGACTTTGCACCACGAGCACGCATGGCGGTGAAGGCCTCGTGACCTGGGGTATCCAGGAAGGTGATGGTGCGTTCGGTGTCTTCAACATTGACCTTGACCTGGTATGCACCAATGCCCTGGGTAATGCCGCCGGCTTCATCAGAGCCGACATTTTCCTTACGGATAGTATCCAGCAAACGAGTCTTACCGTGGTCAACGTGGCCCATGACGGTAACCACAGGAGGACGCTTAGCAAGGTCATCGCGGTCGCCTGCATCTTCGCCGAACTGCAGATCGAAGCTCTGAAGAAGCTCACGATCCTCATCTTCTGGGGAAACAACCTGAACCTTGTAGTTCATTTCCTCACCGAGCAGCTGCAAAGTTTCATCAGAAACGGAAGCAGTTGCGGTGACCATTTCGCCAAGGTTGAACAGTGCCTGAACCAATGCCGATGCATCTGCACCGATCTTATCGGCGAAATCAGACAGTGAAGCACCGCGTGCAAGACGGAGGGTTTCGCCCTTGCCGTCTGGCAAACGAATGCCACCAATGACATTTGGTGCCTGCATTGATTCGTATTCGTTGCGTTTTTGACGCTTCGACTTACGACCCCTGCGTGGAGCGCCACCTGGACGACCGAATGCACCTGCGGTACCGCCACGACGACCGCCGCGACCTGCACCACCTGGACCACCGGTTCCGCCGCCACGGTTGAATCCGCCGCCAGCGCCGCCGCCAGCTTGGCCACCGCGTCCACCCTTGCCAGGTGCCTTAGCAGGCATCTGACCTGGGGTTGGAGGCATCATTGCTGGTGATGGACGACGTCCGCCACCCTGACGCTCCTGTGAAGGTGCACCCTGTGTTCCTTGTGCAGCGCCACCCTGCGGGCGAGGTCCGCCCTGTCCCTGTGGGCGTGCGCCACCCTGTGGGCGAGGTCCGCCGGAGCCAGCGCCTTGGCGCTGTCCACCACGATTACCTTGACCGCCATCACGCTGGCCGCCATCACGGCCGCCTGGACGTCCGCCACCCTGTGGGCGTGGAGCGCCACCTGGGCGAGGTCCGCCACCAGGACGGGGGCCGCCACCTGGGCGAGGAGCTGGACGCTCGCCGCCACCAGTGGAGAATGGGTTATTTGCTACACGTGGTGCACGTGCGCCTGGCTTTGGAGCAGGCTTGCCCATTGGGCGTGGCATTGCACCTGGTCGTGCAGCGTCAGCAGCTGGCTTTGCTGGCTCTGCCTTCTTAGCAGCATCGCCTGGGGTTGGGCCAGAAAATGCTGGCTTTGCAGCAGGTGCTGGCTTAGCTGGAACTGCTGGCTTTGCAGCAGCAGTTGGCTTAGCTGGAGCTGCTGGGGTTGCAGGCTTAGGTGCAGCAGGTTTCGCAGCGCCTGGCTTTGCAGCAGCAGCAGTTGGCTTAGCTGGAGCTGCTGGGGTTGCAGGCTTAGGTGCAGCAGGTTTCGCAGCGCCTGGCTTTGCAGCAGCTGGGCTTGGTGCAGGCTTAGCTGCGCCTGGCTTAGGTGCTGCAGGCTTTGCTGCTGCAGGCTTCGCAGCGGTGTCGGACTTATCCGCACCGTTCGAGCCGTAGTGCTCTTGCATCCTCTTTACAACTGGGGATTCAATTGTAGATGATGCGGTTTTAACAAACTCGCCCTTATCCTTAAGGGTGGCAAGCAGTTCCTTGCTGGTAATACCGAGCTGCTTTGCAAGCTCATGTACACGAAGCTTTCCGGGCACTTCTCTCCTCTAGTTTTTGCCAGAGAATCGAAGGCCTTTCGAAAAGGGTCCTTGATCTCTGGCGTTAATTATTGACGTTCATCGCTGATGCTTCATCGTATGCTCATCAGTGTTCAGTCTTCCTTACAAAAATCGGGTCCGGCGTTTTCCGCCAGGTACGTGCGTACGTGACCTGCATCCACGGTTGTGGACACCCTCAGCGCTCGGCCAAAAGCACGGCGCTGTTCAGCAAGGTCCAGTGCGTCGATGGAAGGGGTCAACCATGCTCCCCTTCCAGGCATCCGACGTTTCGGATCTGGAAGGATAACTCCCGGAAATTCCGGGGATTCCACCACACGAAGCAGTTCGCGATCAGGCTTACGCTCTCGTGTGGCAACGCAGGTACGGATTCGGGTTGAAGTGCGATCAGAAAGTTGTCCAGATGAAGCATTTAACGCATCGTCATGGAACATCAGCTGCATTCAACCCTTTCACCATTTTTCATTTGACCAGAACTTCAGTGTCTAACGCGAATTTCATATAAATACACGTCCTCCACAGCCCGCACATGGGCCTTGACTAATATTACGCTATGAGGACCCAAAATTGGAACCTGCAACTAATTAAAAAGAACTTCTGGTGGTGAAAAACAACAGAGCCGGTGTGGAAATCACACCGGCCCCATGTCTAGTCGATCTAATTCTTAGTCGATATCAGAGTGAATATCGATCTTCCAGCCGGTGAGACGAGCAGCCAAGCGGGCATTTTGCCCCTCTTTGCCGATAGCCAAGGAAAGCTGGTAGTCAGGGACTGTTACGCGTGCAGTTTGAGCTTCAGCATCAGTAACTTCAACGTTGACAACCTTTGATGGAGCCAGCGCATTTCCAACGAAAGTTGCTGGATCATCAGAGTAATCAATGATGTCGATTTTCTCTCCACCAAGCTCGCGCATGATGTTGGACACACGTTGTCCACGTGGGCCAATGCATGCGCCCTTTGCGTTGAGGTTCTTCAACTTTGCCTGCACAGCAACCTTTGAACGGTGGCCAGCTTCACGTGAAATAGCGACGATTTCTACAGAGCCATCGGCTACTTCTGGAATTTCGAGTTCGAACAAACGACGAACCAATTCCGGGTGGGTACGGGACAAGTTGATCTGAATGTCAGTGGTGCTCTTGCCAACACCAACAACAAAGCACTTCACACGATCGCCGTGCTTGAGCTTCTCACCAGGGATCTGCTCCGCAGGAAGAAGAACACCATCCTGGTTATCAGCTTCAGTACCCAGCTGCACGATGATAATGCCGCGCTCTGCAGCGCGAGCATCTGCCTGCACGATGCCGGAAACAACGGTGCCTTCATAGTTTGCGTATGCATCGAATGCACGGCTTGCTTCAGCTTCACGCAAAGACTTAACGATGGCATCGCGGACAGCGCGAGCGCTGACACGGCCAAAGTTGGATGGGGTGTCATCGTATTCGGAGGTGAGTGCGCCTGTTTCGTCGAATTCAGAAACAATGACAGCTACTGAACCGGTTGCGGAATCGATGTCCACGCGTGATCGCTGGTTCGTAGGTGCTCCGGCTTCGCGGTTGTCCAAGTAGGAGTGCAAAAGTGCGGAGGCAATGGTGCGCAGCAAGTCCTTGACGGGGATACCCTTTTCGGACTCAATGGCCTTTAAAGCCTGGACATCAATATTCACTTGTCTTCCTCTCAAGCTTCCACCACGTACTCTTTACGCGGTGGCTTCGTCGAATGTGCTTTCTGCGAGGGACAGCTCTTCCTGCGCAGGTTTAGCGAATTCAATTTCTACCACTGCACGGGGTGATTCTGCTAATTCTAGGACTGTGACCTCGAGCAACTTTTTGTTTCTTTCGATTAAAACGACGGCTGTTTCAGCGTCGTTAAGTGCTCCGATGCGTGCTACGCGCGTTGTGCCATCATAATCAAGCGCAACCAAACGGCTACGGTTTCTGCGCCAGTGGCGCGGCTTTGTCAGTGGGTTGTCCACGCCCGGCGTGGACACTTCGAGCGTGTAGCCCGCTCCAAAGTTAAGGTCACCGCGCTGCTCGGCGGCGTCGAAAAGCTCTCCAACTTCCTTGCTCAGGATTTCAAGATGGTCAAGATCTGGACGGGAATCTGAATCTACTTTGATGGAGACTGCCGATTTTGGTCCTGCTTTGTTGACTTTTAATTCTTCAAGATCAAATTTGTGGGATGCAACGAGAGGCTCGATGAGCTCTGTCAAAGATTCTGTGGTTGGAAATGCCATAAAGATAAGGATAACCTGCCGACTAATTCCACTAGGCCATTACACTGTAAACTCATGCGTTGGCGTATCCCTATTGTCCTTAGTGTTTCACTTCTTTCTGCCTCTTTGGTGGCGTGCACCCCTTCCCCAAATCCGAATGAAACTTTGACCACGATGTATCAGGATGCACTTTCTGATGCTCAGGCGTTGTCACAGGCCCAGCCGGAATTGTCCGCATTGCGTGCGGAACATGCTGATGAACTACTGGCAGAGATTCACCGCGTCTGTGGCTTTGATGATGAAGGCACGCTACCGGAATCATGCACGGTTGCTGTGCCCGATATTGCCGCCATTCCGACAGATAATGCAGAGAAGTACCTCAGCGATAGTCAGGCCTTGATCCTGGATAATTTAGCTAATATGCCCCGCGAATCCATTCCACTGGCTATAGATCACTACATCGAAGAATCCCGGTTTACGCAAAAATCACAGGTATCCATTCCGACTGATCTCACGCTCAGCACTGAGGAATTAGCTACCGCCCAGGAGCTGGCTGCCCGCGAATATTCCGCCTCCTGGGCCCTAGGGGTTGCTCTGGCCTACCTCCCCGCGACGGAACGCGATGTCGTGGAAGATGCGATTGACAACCATGCCGAGCGAGCAGCCCTATTACAACTTGCCAGCGCACCAGAAAACAGCGAAGTCGCAGAACCTGGTTATGACAGTGACATCCCCGCACCTTCAGACGAGGCCTCAGCACGCAGCGCCATTCGAGCCATCGAGGACAGCATGGTCCAGGCGTGGCATGCAGCTGCAAGCGCTGCAACGACAGACGCCTGGCGTGTCATATGTGCCCAGATCGCCGGCGACACTGCGCGCGAATTCACGCTTATCGACGCCCCCTAGGTGTGTTTAGAATGCTGCACACAAAAATCCCCGGTTAAGGACTTTGCATAATTTACTTTTAGCCGTGTAATTTACACGGCTTTTTTTATTTCTGGCAGCTTTCATCACGCTTTCCGCACTGAAAGTGCGCAATCGTTTTCACCAAAGCTTTCGCCAGCACACCCACCCCCTCACACTCTTTCGGGGGTATTAGAGGTAACGATTCACCCCATTAATTTCTGTCAGCCTATAGGGAAAAATTGCAAAATTGACACAAACTCCCAGCTCGCTAAGAAAATGCTTGCTTTTTAGTTAATTTTCGCCCACAAAAATATAGGACGCAGGTCTCCGTACTGGTTTGGCTGTGATCCATGTCGCACATAGTATTTCAATCACCGGATTCCACTCGGTTGAGAAACCCAGGGAATATTCATAAACAACGGAGGTCAATCATGACTTTGAAGAAGTCTCTTGCTGTAACCACAGCGGCTGCACTTGTCCTAAGCCTTGCTGCCTGCTCGTCAGACTCCTCGTCTGACAGCTCTTCTTCAGGTGGAGAAGGCGGTGGCGACAACTATGTCCTCGTCAACGGAACCGAGCCACAGAACCCGCTCGTACCCGGAAACACCAACGAGGTCGGAGGCGGCCGCATCGTCGATAGCCTTTTCGCTGGTCTGGTCTACTACGATGTTGACGGCTCCCCAGTCAACGATGTTGCAGAATCCATCGAGCTCGAAGGCGAAAAGACTTATCGCATCACCATCAAGGATGATCAAACCTTCACTGATG from the Corynebacterium crudilactis genome contains:
- the infB gene encoding translation initiation factor IF-2, with the protein product MPGKLRVHELAKQLGITSKELLATLKDKGEFVKTASSTIESPVVKRMQEHYGSNGADKSDTAAKPAAAKPAAPKPGAAKPAPSPAAAKPGAAKPAAPKPATPAAPAKPTAAAAKPGAAKPAAPKPATPAAPAKPTAAAKPAVPAKPAPAAKPAFSGPTPGDAAKKAEPAKPAADAARPGAMPRPMGKPAPKPGARAPRVANNPFSTGGGERPAPRPGGGPRPGGGPRPGGAPRPQGGGRPGGRDGGQRDGGQGNRGGQRQGAGSGGPRPQGGARPQGQGGPRPQGGAAQGTQGAPSQERQGGGRRPSPAMMPPTPGQMPAKAPGKGGRGGQAGGGAGGGFNRGGGTGGPGGAGRGGRRGGTAGAFGRPGGAPRRGRKSKRQKRNEYESMQAPNVIGGIRLPDGKGETLRLARGASLSDFADKIGADASALVQALFNLGEMVTATASVSDETLQLLGEEMNYKVQVVSPEDEDRELLQSFDLQFGEDAGDRDDLAKRPPVVTVMGHVDHGKTRLLDTIRKENVGSDEAGGITQGIGAYQVKVNVEDTERTITFLDTPGHEAFTAMRARGAKSTDIAVLVVAADDGVMPQTVEAINHAKAADVPIVVAVNKIDKPEASPEKIRGQLTEYGLVPEEYGGDTIFVDISAKQGLHIDELLSSICLTADAELDLVANPDMDAQGVAIEAHLDRGRGPVATVIVQRGTLRVGDSIVAGDTYGRVRRMVDEYGRDVEEAGPSRPVQVQGLNGVPGAGDNLLVVEDDRLARQIANQRNARKRNAMAARTRKRVSLEDLDAVLKEHSTLNLILKGDNAGSVEALEEALLKIEMDDEVQLNIIDRGVGAVTQTNVTLAAASDAVIIAFNVRAEGKATEEANAEGVDVRYYTIIYRAIEEVEAALKGMLKPIYEERVIGHAEIRAIFKASSVGLIAGCMVEDGKVRRNATIRITRDGNVIAENAKIVSLRREKDDATEVSAGYECGMVLSYPDISVDDKIEVYEMVEVPREA
- a CDS encoding YlxR family protein, with the protein product MFHDDALNASSGQLSDRTSTRIRTCVATRERKPDRELLRVVESPEFPGVILPDPKRRMPGRGAWLTPSIDALDLAEQRRAFGRALRVSTTVDAGHVRTYLAENAGPDFCKED
- the nusA gene encoding transcription termination factor NusA; the protein is MNIDVQALKAIESEKGIPVKDLLRTIASALLHSYLDNREAGAPTNQRSRVDIDSATGSVAVIVSEFDETGALTSEYDDTPSNFGRVSARAVRDAIVKSLREAEASRAFDAYANYEGTVVSGIVQADARAAERGIIIVQLGTEADNQDGVLLPAEQIPGEKLKHGDRVKCFVVGVGKSTTDIQINLSRTHPELVRRLFELEIPEVADGSVEIVAISREAGHRSKVAVQAKLKNLNAKGACIGPRGQRVSNIMRELGGEKIDIIDYSDDPATFVGNALAPSKVVNVEVTDAEAQTARVTVPDYQLSLAIGKEGQNARLAARLTGWKIDIHSDID
- the rimP gene encoding ribosome maturation factor RimP, producing the protein MAFPTTESLTELIEPLVASHKFDLEELKVNKAGPKSAVSIKVDSDSRPDLDHLEILSKEVGELFDAAEQRGDLNFGAGYTLEVSTPGVDNPLTKPRHWRRNRSRLVALDYDGTTRVARIGALNDAETAVVLIERNKKLLEVTVLELAESPRAVVEIEFAKPAQEELSLAESTFDEATA
- a CDS encoding DUF4439 domain-containing protein, translated to MRWRIPIVLSVSLLSASLVACTPSPNPNETLTTMYQDALSDAQALSQAQPELSALRAEHADELLAEIHRVCGFDDEGTLPESCTVAVPDIAAIPTDNAEKYLSDSQALILDNLANMPRESIPLAIDHYIEESRFTQKSQVSIPTDLTLSTEELATAQELAAREYSASWALGVALAYLPATERDVVEDAIDNHAERAALLQLASAPENSEVAEPGYDSDIPAPSDEASARSAIRAIEDSMVQAWHAAASAATTDAWRVICAQIAGDTAREFTLIDAP